One stretch of Bosea vaviloviae DNA includes these proteins:
- a CDS encoding DUF6429 family protein has protein sequence MLALLLLGLHQSDSAWKSFDWGAMDRLHAKGLISNPVGQAKSVVFSEVGLRLAESLHSKLFGKGETRKS, from the coding sequence GTGCTGGCGCTGCTGCTGCTCGGACTTCACCAGAGCGACAGCGCCTGGAAGTCGTTTGACTGGGGCGCCATGGATCGCTTGCACGCAAAGGGGCTGATCTCGAACCCGGTGGGCCAGGCCAAATCGGTCGTCTTCAGCGAGGTCGGCCTGCGTCTGGCGGAGTCGTTGCACAGCAAACTGTTCGGCAAGGGCGAAACCCGGAAATCCTGA
- a CDS encoding VOC family protein yields the protein MTASENDRRIDYVEFNVADLARARAFYEKAFGWRMTDYGPDYCAFTDGRLEGGFTTQGTPNPGGPLVILYADDLAATQAGIEAAGGRIVKPVFDFPGGRRFHFADPDGYELAVWSKV from the coding sequence ATGACGGCTTCTGAGAACGACCGGCGCATCGACTATGTCGAATTCAATGTCGCCGATCTCGCGCGGGCGCGCGCCTTCTACGAAAAGGCCTTCGGCTGGAGGATGACCGATTACGGGCCGGACTATTGCGCCTTCACTGATGGCCGGCTCGAAGGCGGCTTCACCACGCAAGGGACGCCGAACCCGGGCGGGCCGCTGGTCATCCTCTATGCCGACGACCTTGCCGCGACGCAGGCCGGCATCGAGGCGGCAGGCGGGCGCATCGTCAAGCCGGTGTTCGATTTCCCCGGCGGCCGGCGCTTCCATTTCGCCGATCCCGATGGGTATGAGCTGGCGGTGTGGTCGAAGGTGTGA